One Stratiformator vulcanicus genomic window, CCGCCCCCAAGTGCTGGCGCTTTGCGTCGCTTTTTGCGTTTTTCCGTTGGTTGCGGGAGCGCAGGCGACGAATCCGAATGGCGAGAATGCGGAGCCCGATCCGAATGCGGGCGAGTCGAAACCTCGTGTCACGGTGCAGTCGGGTCCGGGATCGTCTTCTCAGCCGACCGAACAGACCGCGCCGCCACCAACGGAGGATGAGCCGCTGTTCGAGCCGGCCGCCCTGCCGGCTGACGGTCTGGGTATTTCCGGACCTCAGAAGCCCGCGACGGCCGAGACCCCCGCCGCGGCCGAATCGCCAACGGACGCGCCGCCGAAAACGGACGAGAACCTGCCGTCGGTGGAGGACCTGCAGGCGGCTGTTGATCAGATGGCCGAGAGCGGTCTGCCAGCCGAGCAAAAGGATGCCGTATTAGTGGCGCTCAAGGAAGCACTCGAATCGTTGAAGCGGCTCAAGGCGTTGGCGGCCGACCGAATTCGATTTGAGCAGGATACCAAGTTAGCCGTCGAACGGGCGACCGCGTTGCAGACGCAACTCGACGAACTGAGGAAACGGCCCGAGCCGAGTTTGCCGAATACGCTGGCAGAAATGGAGGCCGAAGCCGCACGACGTACCGCGGCGTTGGCGACACTGAAAACGGAATTGGCCGAGCTTCAATCGACACGGTCTCGGGTTTCGGAACAGAAGGCCGAAATTCAAAAGGTGAAAGCCGAGGCGGATCGACGTCGGGCCGACCTCAAAAAAAAGATCGACCTTCCTGGTTCGCCGGACGACACGGAAGAACTAACAAAGGCTGTCCGGCTGCGTGCCCGGATTCAACTGGCTCGGCTGGAGCAACAACTTCAAACCGCCGAATACGAACTGGCGAAGTTTGCGGCTGAGGATTCTGCGCACCTGCTCGATATTCAGGAGACTCTCAAACGGGCGACGCTGGATCGCGAAACGGCCTTTCTGAAAAAATTAAATGATGCCATCTCGGCCGAGGAGCAACGACAAGCCAATTTGCGCATTCAGGAAGCCCGGCGGGCTGCCCTCTTCGCCGACGATCGATTCCAGGGAATTGCGAAGGTCAACGAGCTTCTTGCGCGGCGGAATCAGCAAACGAATCTGGAATTGAACGAACTCGAAGCAGAGCTTGCCGACCGCAAAGCGCAATTGAGTGAGGTCGAAGATAGCTTCGACGATGCGGTCAATCGTGTCGAAACGGTCGGGGACCTGACCCAGCCGATTGGTTTGTTGCTACGTCGCAATCGAGCCGAGTTGCCGTCCGTTGCTCGATTACGCGATTCACTCGGCAGCCGCGAAGAGCCGATGGCCCAGGCCCGGCTGGAAGAGCTCGACATTGCCGACGAATCGGAGAATACCCCCTCGGTCGACGATCTACTCGGGCCGGTCCCCGAAGATGAGCCTCTCAGTGAGGAACAAGCCGCGCTACGGGCCGATGCAGACCGCCTGCTGCAGATGCGCAGTGAGTTTCTAAGGGATGCCAAAAACAACCAGGCAAAAAAGTTTCAATTGCTCAGCGATTTGTACACGCAAGAGTCGAGTCTGATTCAGAAGACCAACGAATACCTCGAGTATATTGACACTCGCGTCCTGTGGATTCGCAGCAGTGATCCGCTTTCGATCAGCGCCCTGAAAGATGATCGCAGCAGCGTCGAAATGCTGACCGACTCCGGAAATTGGGGCGATGCCTTTCGAACTGTTTTTAATGCCTTTCGCTTCAACGTGATCTGGGCATTGATCGCCGTTGCGACGGTGGTCGCTCTGATCGGACTCCGCATGCATGCCCGCGCGACGATCCGAGCGTGTGGCAAGCTGGCAAGCAAGCCCGGTAACCGGGACTTTACGCCAACCCTGCGAGCGGGCATTTACACTGCACTCTCTGCGGTACCCGGGCCGCTCATTCTCATCTCGGTGGCAGTATTCTTGCAGCAATCGAACAGTCCCTTCAACGACGCTCTCGCATCGGCGCTGCGATCGACAGCCCGGTTATGGTTTCCGATTGAATTAATCTATCTGGTCTGCCGAACCGGCGGACTGGCCGAGGCTCACTTCAAATGGCCGCTCGACCTCGTCCGGTCACTGCGTCGCACTTTGACGACCGCCCGATTGGTTCTTCTACCTCTCAATTTTGTTTGGGCTGTCCTAGCCGCCTTCGATCCGCTCGGAACCGGATTAGAAGCCGGCCCTGACGCTTTGTTCTTACCCGATCCGGGCACTACCGCGGCAGCGATCGCGTCCGATAACCCGCAGACGAGCGGTGTCATTGATCAATCGGACGAACTGAATTCCGAGTCAATTCTAATGTTCGGGCGATCGCAGGTGAGCACCCACGGCTGGGAACGAGTGGTGTTTATCGCGCTGCTGACAGCATTCGCGATCTTCGCTCATCGCATCTTTCGGCTCTCCGGCCGAACGCACACGTCGATGGCGAAAGAGGGGACCGTCCCCTCGTCAATCGTGGTCTGGTGGACCTCGCGGGCCGCGGCCGTTCTGTTGCCGGTGGTTCTCATCGTTTTGACTGCAAGCGGATACCACTTCACCGCGACTCAAATCTATAGCGCGTTTCTCTGGTCGGTCTGGCTGCTGGCGGGGCTGTTTACACTCACGGCGTTTCTTTTTCGCGGCGTCACGTTGCTGCGTCGCCGCGCGAAATTTGAACGCTGGCAACAGCAGCGTGAGCTCCGTGAGCACGAAACCGCGTCGGTTCCTCACCCGGCCGGTGAAGCCGCATCGCTACCCCAACCTCCCGATGATGAAAGCGTCGACTTCGATAAGACATCCGACCAGACGCGAAAGCTGATCGTCGCGATCGTTTGCGGAGTCGGGCTGTTCGGGTTCTGGTCGATCTGGAACGAGATTCTGCCGGCAGTGCGAATCGTGGAGAATTGGCCGCTTTATTCGGTATCCCGCATGGTCACGGTCGAGGCCCTCGACCCTGGTGCCGACACTGCGATGACAACGACCGAAGAGCAGCAGGTTCCGATCACGATCCTTCACTGGGCGGCTGGGCTCTTAATCGCCGTATTTGCCTTTATGGCCTCGCGCAATCTGCCGGGGTTCTTGGAAATTGCGGTCCTCGGCAACCTCCCGATCGACGCCGCCAGCCGATATGCGATTACACGGATCGTCGCGTATCTGTCGCTCATTCTCGGCATACTCGCCTTCACGTCGACCATCGGCTTGGCGTGGAGTCAGGTGCAATGGCTCGCCGCCGGATTAACGGTCGGCCTTGGGTTCGGACTACAGGAAGTCTTTGCGAACTTCGTTTCGGGATTAATCATCCTGTTCGAACGCCCGGT contains:
- a CDS encoding mechanosensitive ion channel domain-containing protein, giving the protein MFRPQVLALCVAFCVFPLVAGAQATNPNGENAEPDPNAGESKPRVTVQSGPGSSSQPTEQTAPPPTEDEPLFEPAALPADGLGISGPQKPATAETPAAAESPTDAPPKTDENLPSVEDLQAAVDQMAESGLPAEQKDAVLVALKEALESLKRLKALAADRIRFEQDTKLAVERATALQTQLDELRKRPEPSLPNTLAEMEAEAARRTAALATLKTELAELQSTRSRVSEQKAEIQKVKAEADRRRADLKKKIDLPGSPDDTEELTKAVRLRARIQLARLEQQLQTAEYELAKFAAEDSAHLLDIQETLKRATLDRETAFLKKLNDAISAEEQRQANLRIQEARRAALFADDRFQGIAKVNELLARRNQQTNLELNELEAELADRKAQLSEVEDSFDDAVNRVETVGDLTQPIGLLLRRNRAELPSVARLRDSLGSREEPMAQARLEELDIADESENTPSVDDLLGPVPEDEPLSEEQAALRADADRLLQMRSEFLRDAKNNQAKKFQLLSDLYTQESSLIQKTNEYLEYIDTRVLWIRSSDPLSISALKDDRSSVEMLTDSGNWGDAFRTVFNAFRFNVIWALIAVATVVALIGLRMHARATIRACGKLASKPGNRDFTPTLRAGIYTALSAVPGPLILISVAVFLQQSNSPFNDALASALRSTARLWFPIELIYLVCRTGGLAEAHFKWPLDLVRSLRRTLTTARLVLLPLNFVWAVLAAFDPLGTGLEAGPDALFLPDPGTTAAAIASDNPQTSGVIDQSDELNSESILMFGRSQVSTHGWERVVFIALLTAFAIFAHRIFRLSGRTHTSMAKEGTVPSSIVVWWTSRAAAVLLPVVLIVLTASGYHFTATQIYSAFLWSVWLLAGLFTLTAFLFRGVTLLRRRAKFERWQQQRELREHETASVPHPAGEAASLPQPPDDESVDFDKTSDQTRKLIVAIVCGVGLFGFWSIWNEILPAVRIVENWPLYSVSRMVTVEALDPGADTAMTTTEEQQVPITILHWAAGLLIAVFAFMASRNLPGFLEIAVLGNLPIDAASRYAITRIVAYLSLILGILAFTSTIGLAWSQVQWLAAGLTVGLGFGLQEVFANFVSGLIILFERPVRVGDIVTVEGVTGIVTRIRIRATTIVNWDRQEFIVPNKEFITGRLLNWTLNDTTNRILINVGIAYGSDTELARSILKQTCAEHPDVLEDPKPLVTMEGFGASSLDFVVRAYLANMDNRLETIHQMHVNIDMAFRKAGIEIAFPQQDIHLRDVPSDWLGGPRANGSSETKMNVADSNSGNSNGSETDRDPKISQSV